From a single Vitis vinifera cultivar Pinot Noir 40024 chromosome 18, ASM3070453v1 genomic region:
- the LOC132253116 gene encoding uncharacterized protein LOC132253116, which yields METIIVTVTVMVAVMVTMTITVMVTVTVTVMVMVTVIVSIMVMMTIMVTVTIMVMVTVTVMVKVTVTVSITIIVMMRVAATVTISVTVTVMLTMTVMVMVTVTITITWMVTVTITVTVMVTVTITETITVTVTMSVMITVTVMVTMTVTGNGKDNDNDDENGHDNDHGHGNSDDFDNGNGNDHDHNNSHSNGDVNGYDNGNYNSDGKNNGGGDDGGNSDYNNKSDDNGYGDGNDIVDDNCNGNSNCDHNGNCNSDDNDDGNSNRDGNGSSDGNSNGDSNNNSDDNDDSDGNGNDNDDNDGNCNGKGDDNGHDDSNGDDYVEAHGNDDGNGDRNSYSDGDDNGDGNHDGNSDNNGYDNSNDNGNDNGDDDGNSHDKGDDNDDGNDNGNGDNKGDSNDYDNCKGNSNGNDDGNSHGHSNNDGNDDGNDDGDANGDGDCHSDVNGHDIEDDNSDGHDDGNRNGDDNDNGDSNVYIDGNGNCLDNGHDNGYGDGNGNRNGDANGNGDSNDNRNGDANGNGDSNDNGNVYSDDNSSYLGNGDGDGNNNGDGDDNNNSDSYRNDNINGDGDGDNNGNRDNNSDVNGYGDGNNNGNNDGDSNGNCNGDGYGDGDSNGDDDGDCSGYGDGGRSSNGSGNGDNYCNSNGNGNGHDNDDGNINSAGNCYDDSNGDGEGDRNEDGNGKSDGDDNGYINGYGNNYNKDYGHNNGNGNGDGDSYSDDNSNGNNNSDDNSNGNNNSDGNGDCYSTGDAKGHDQGNDDGNGNSDGNSNGDSNSYGNDHDNSNG from the exons atggaAACGATAATTGTaacggtaacagtaatggtagCGGTAATGGTCACGATGACAATAACGGTGATGGTGacagtgacggtaacggtgatggtgatggtgacggtAATAGTATCAATAATGGTGATGATGACTATAATGGTAACAGTGACAATAATGGTCATGGTCACGGTCACGGTAATGGTAAAGGTAACGGTCACTGTATCAATAACAATCATAGTAATGATGAGGGTAGCGGCAACAGTAACGATATCAGTGACTGTAACAGTGATGCTGACGATgacggtgatggtgatggtgacagTAACGATAACGATAACGTGGATGGTGACGGTGACAATAActgtaacggtaatggtgacggtaacaatAACAGAAAcaataacggtaacggtgacgatgaGTGTAATGATAACGGTGACTGTGATGGTAACGATGACAGTCAcg GGTAACGGTAAGGATAATGATAACGATGACGAAAATGGTCATGATAACGATCACGGTCATGGTAATAGTGACGATTTCGATAATGGTAATGGGAACGACCACGATCACAATAACAGTCACAGTAACGGTGACGTTAATGGTTACGATAACGGTAACTATAACAGTGACGGTAAAAATAACGGTGGCGGTGACGATGGTGGTAATAGTGACTACAAcaataaaagtgatgataatggttacggtgatggtaacgataTCGTGGACGATAACtgtaatggtaacagtaactGTGATCATAACGGTAACTGCAACAGTGATGATAATGATGACGGTAACAGTAACCGTGACGGTAATGGCAGTagtgacggtaacagtaacggtgatAGTAACAACAATAGTGACGATAACGATGatagtgatggtaacggtaacgataacgATGACAATGACGGTAATTGTAACGGAAAGGGTGACGATAATGGTCATGATGACAGTAACGGTGACGATTATGTTGAAGCTCACGGTAACgatgatggtaatggtgacCGTAACAGTTACAGTGATGGTGacgataacggtgatggtaaccaTGACGGTAATAGTGACAATAATGGATACGATAACAGTAATGATAATGGTAACGATAATGGTGACGATGACGGTAACAGTCACGATAAAGGTGACGATAACGATGatggtaacgataacggtaacggtgataaTAAGGGTGACAGTAACGATTATGATAACTGTAAaggtaacagtaacggtaatgATGATGGTAACAGTCACGGTCACAGTAACAATGACGGTAATGATGATGGTAACGATGACGGTGATGCTAACGGTGATGGTGACTGTCACAGTGACGTTAACGGTCACGATATCGAAGACGATAACAGTGACGGTCATGATGACGGTAATAGAAATGGTGACGATAACGATAACGGTGATAGTAACGTTTATattgacggtaacggtaactgTCTTGATAATGGTCACGATAACGGttatggtgacggtaacggtaatagAAATGGTGATgctaacggtaacggtgacagtaACGATAATAGAAATGGTGATgctaacggtaacggtgacagtaacgataacggtaacgTTTATAGTGACGATAATAGTAGCTATCtcggtaatggtgatggtgacggtaacAATAATGGTGACGGTGACGATAATAATAACAGTGACAGTTATCGTAATGATAATATTaacggtgatggtgacggtGACAATAACGGTAATCGTGACAATAATAGTGACGTTAACGGTTATGGTGATGGTAATAATAATGGTAACAATGATGGTGATAGTAATGGTAATTGTAACGGTGACGGTTATGGTGACggtgacagtaacggtgacGATGATGGTGATTGTAGTGGCTATGGTGATGGTGGTAGAAGTAGTAATGGTAGTGGTAATGGTGACAATTACtgtaacagtaacggtaatggtaatggtcaCGATAACGATGACGGTAATATTAACAGTGCTGGTAATTGTTACGATGATAGTAACGGAGATGGTGAAGGTGATCGAAATGAAGATGGTAACGGTAAGAGTGATGGTGACGATAACGGTTACATCAATGGTTACGGTAACAATTACAATAAAGATTACGGTCAcaataacggtaatggtaacggtgatggtgacaGTTACAGTGACGATAATAGTAATGGTAACAATAACAGTGACGATAATAGTAATGGTAACAATaacagtgacggtaacggtgactgTTATAGTACTGGTGATGCTAAGGGTCACGATCAAggtaacgatgacggtaacggtaatagtgatggtaacagtaatggtgatAGTAATAGTTACGGTAACGATCACGATAACAGTAATGGTTAG
- the LOC132253114 gene encoding uncharacterized protein LOC132253114, protein MTVTVTSGGNEDNGNGYSNNDNNGNCHNNGHFNAYEYNNDNRNGDSDNNGNCNGDGDSNGYGNGYGDGHSDGDGNGDSYGNGDGKGHDDGNGHNNSDDNGYDDVNGNSCETVTIKVTVTIRVTRTVTVTVTVTVMVIVTITVKSNGDGEDDGNSGGDSNSDGDSNGDSIGNGNNIGKSNGNGNDDSNSYNNGNGYGNGNGYDNSNSVGNSIGNGDGKGDDNGNSNGDDNENSDVNSDGNGKSNGYDDGNGYVIVTVTMMVMVTVTITVIVTVTVTVMVTVINGNGDDNDNGEGNNESNGYNNSNDYDNDNNNDNGNGNHKSDSNSNSNGNRNSDSNSNNNSNDNRDNNSNSSGNGNCNDNYYDNGDGSSNGKGNSYGDSKGDDNNDGDSNGYDDSNVNGDSDSDGNGDSNGDGHGNSDDKGDYNGYDDGNDNGNGNVMVTVTVIVMVCNSNSNSNSKGNGNHDSNNNSNGNSNGNSDGNNHGNNDDNSNGNGNVTVTVTVTVKLIVMVTVMVTVTITVMVTVTITLL, encoded by the exons ATgacggtaacagtaacg TCAGGTGGCAATGAGGATAACGGTAACGGTTACagtaacaatgataataatggTAACTGTCACAATAATGGTCACTTTAATGCTTATGAATACAATAATGACAATCGTAATGGTGACAGTGACAATAATGGTAATTGTAATGGTGATGGTGACAGTAACGGTTATGGTAACGGTTACGGTGACGGTCatagtgacg GTGACGGCAACGGAGATAGTtatggtaatggtgatggtaaagGTCACGATGACGGTAATGGTCACAATAACAGTGACGATAATGGTTACGATGACGTTAATGGTAACAGTTGCG AAACGGTGACGATAAAGGTGACGGTGACAATACGGGTTACGAGAACTgtaacagtaacggtgacggtaactgTAATGGTAATAGTGACAATAACGGTGaag agtaacggtgacggtgagGATGATGGTAACAGTGGCGGTGATAGTAACAGTGATGGTGATAGTAACGGTGACAGTATTGGTAACGGTAACAATATCGGTAAaagtaacggtaacggtaacgatgacAGTAATAGTTATAATAACGGTAATGGttacggtaacggtaatggttaCGATAACAGTAACAGTGTCGGTAACAGTAtcggtaatggtgatggtaagggtgacgataacggtaacagtaatggtgacGACAATGAGAACAGTGATGTTAACAGTGATGGAAACGGTAAAAGTAACGGTTATGATGACGGTAATGGTTATGTGATAGTAACGGTAACgatgatggtaatggtgacggtgacgATTACAGTGATTGTCacagtaacggtgacggtaatggtgacagtaAT taacggtaatggtgatgataACGATAATGGTGAAGGTAACAATGAAAGTAATGGTTACAATAACAGTAACGATTATGATAACGATAACAATAACGATAACGGTAATGGGAATCATAAAAGTGATAGTAACAGTAATAGTAACGGTAACCGTAACAGTGATAGTAACAGTAACAATAACAGTAACGATAACCGTGACAATAATAGTAACAGTAGCGGTAATGGTAACTGTAACGATAACTATTacgataacggtgacggtaGTAGTAATGGTAAAGGTAACAGTTACGGTGATAGTAAAGGTGACGATAACAATGACGGTGATAGTAACGGTTACGATGACAGTAATGTTAATGGTGATAGTGacagtgacggtaacggtgacagtaATGGTGACGGTCATGGTAACAGTGATGATAAAGGTGACTATAATGGTTACGATGACGGTAAcgataacggtaatggtaatg TAATGGTAACCGTAACAGTGATAGTAATGGTATG TAACAGTAACAGTAACAGTAACAGTAAAGGTAACGGTAATCATGATAGTAACaataacagtaatggtaacagtaacggtaataGTGACGGTAACAATCATGGTAACAATGACGATaatagtaatggtaatggtaatg TGacggtgacagtaacggtaacagtgaagctaatagtgatggtaacggtTATGGTGACAGTGACTATAACGGTCATGGTAACGGTGACAATAACA ttactgtaa
- the LOC132253115 gene encoding hyphally regulated cell wall protein 3-like, with protein sequence MAVTVTVMITVTVMVTVTVTVTVMVTVIVTVMVTVIVTVTVMITMMIIVAVMVMFTVTLMITVTFIVTVTVTISVMVTVMVLVKVTVIVAVTVAIMMTLTVTITVTVIATIIVIVTVTVTITVTLIVTVTITVTLIVTVTLTVMVMVTVMVTMTVRVMVIVTMTMTVMVTMTIMVMMTVAVMVTVMVMARVTVVEGSNSSGNGEDHYNSNRNSNGNGDGKGDNNINGNGNCYGDTNSDGNSNSNSNSDSNGDGYGTGDGNGHGHGNFYSNNDGKGDDNGHGNGNGNGDGYDIGDGNGHGHGNFYSNNDGKGDDNGHGNGNGNGDDNCDNNCYGNGNGDGHGSGNGDDNVHNYGNGDGNGNGDSNGNGNNNCNDNGDDYDNSDGNGNYNNNGHGDDYSNSDGNGSCNGHGNGYGDGNDNGNDINNGDDDGDSYDDYNCNNNSDSNDHGHGNGDDNGHCIGNSHRIMRVMVTVSVMITVMVMVTVIVIVTVMVI encoded by the coding sequence ATGGCGGTAACAGTCACGGTCATGATAAcagtgacggtaatggtgacagtaacggtgacAGTGACGGTGATGGTGACGGTCATAGTGACGGTGATGGTGACGGTCatagtgacggtaacggtgatgataACAATGATGATAATAGTGGCGGTCATGGTGATGTTCACGGTGACGCTAATGATAACGGTAACGTTTATagtgacggtaacagtaacAATTTCAGTAATGGTCACGGTAATGGTTCTGGTGAAGGTAACGGTAATAGTAGCAGTAACGGTAGCAATAATGATGACACTGACGGTAACAATAACGGTGACGGTTATCGCAACGATAATAGTAATAGTGACGGTGACAGTGACAATAACGGTAACCCTGATAGTAACAGTGACAATAACGGTAACCCTGATAGTAACAGTGACGTTAACGGttatggtgatggtaacggtaatggtaacaatgACGGTGAGAGTAATGGTAATTGTAACTATGACGATGACAGTAATGGTGACGATGACAATAATGGTGATGATGACTGTAGCGGTGAtggtaacagtgatggtaatGGCTAGGGTGACAGTGGTAGAAGGCAGTAACAGTAGTGGTAATGGTGAAGATCACTATAACAGTAAccgtaacagtaatggtaacggtgatggtaaagGTGACAATAATattaatggtaacggtaattgTTACGGTGACACTAACAGTGATGGTAACAGTAATAGTAACAGTAATAGTGACAGTAACGGTGATGGTTACGGTActggtgacggtaacggtcaTGGTCATGGTAATTTTTATAGTAACAATGACGGTAAAGGTGATGATAATGGtcacggtaacggtaatggcaACGGTGATGGTTACGATAttggtgacggtaacggtcaTGGTCATGGTAATTTTTATAGTAACAATGATGGTAAAGGAGATGATAATGGtcacggtaacggtaacggtaatggtgacgataacTGTGACAATAATTGTTACGGCAACGGTAATGGGGACGGTCACGGTAGcggtaatggtgacgataacgTACACAActacggtaacggtgacggtaatggtaacggtgatagtAATGGTAATGGAAACAATAACTgtaacgataacggtgatgATTACGATAacagtgacggtaatggtaactaTAACAATAACGGTCATGGTGATGATTACAGTAACAGTGATGGTAATGGTAGCTGTAACGGTCACGGTAACGGTtatggtgacggtaacgataacggtaacgATATCAATAATGGTGACGATGACGGTGACAGTTACGATGACTATAACTGTAACAATAATAGTGATAGTAACGATCACGGTcacggtaatggtgacgataacggtCACTGTATCGGTAACAGTCATAGAATAATGagagtaatggtaacggtatcAGTGAtgataacggtaatggtgatggtgacGGTAATAGTGATAGTGACGGTGATGGTAATTTGA